From Heterodontus francisci isolate sHetFra1 unplaced genomic scaffold, sHetFra1.hap1 HAP1_SCAFFOLD_368, whole genome shotgun sequence:
tttgatcagtaatttccagtcacctttccctgctctctcttacagttaatttactagcgattgtgatcctctcccagggaaattgcggcctctccacctgcaccactcgatacctggtggccatggcaacgacgGACCTACTCTTCATTATCACTGGGGTCTTACTGTGGCGGGTTGCATTTTATTATTTCCTGGGATCTTTCCTGGTCACCACCCCTGTATGTATTGTCATCGTTGTCATGTTTTGTGCAGCTACTGAagtttctgtctggttcacagttacTTTCACCTTTGTTCGATTTattgccatttgttgccagaagctgaaaacaaaatattgcaccgagaaaattgcAGTTGTGGTTCTAACAACAACCTCGATTCTGCTTTGCTTAAAAAATGTCCCCTTTTACTTTGCATATGAACCTTTATGGATAATTGACAATATGCCATGGTTCTGTGCTTTAAAGTCAAACTATTATACTGATCCTGGATGGGTGGGacttgactggtttgatacggttttaaccccattgctcccattcgctctaATAtttttgctcaacgctctgacagtcagacacattttagtggccagtcgagtccgtaagggactgaggggtcggagcaagggagagaattgcagtgacccagagatggagagcagaagaaaaTCGATTATTTTACTTTTCAGCATATCAGGCAGCTTCATGCTCctctggttggtgtatgttatacaTTTCTTCTATTATATCATTACAGGATCAGAACCGCGGGATTACAGCGATTCTGAATATATGTTTCAAAGATTAAGCTACATGCTGCGGGCATTCAGTTGCtgtacaaatacatttatttatgcagtgactcagtccaagttcagggagCAGATTAGGAAtatggtgaaatatccagttacatcaattattcaattaatgaataaactaagCAACTGAGGGCAGCCCAGCAGCGGGTCCCATTTATTCCCTTCTACGGATGTACTGTTGATCACCGAGGGGCAAAATGTGACCAACAGCTTTATAACCCGAATACAACGACGGGGAATCGCACATGACAAAGAGCTGCAAGGTGACAGTCAAGTAATGACAGACAGAAAATAGACTACCGCGGGTGGGTTTGCAACACACAACTTCAAATCGTGGCGGCAGGCCACCAAGAGTCAGACCGACCCCGGCAAGACAGCCGGGGTAACAGCAGACAGAatctctccttcaactccactggtTCTATTCGCAGTTACTCACATCTACTTAGAAGGAAAAGCTTCTTAAAAATAAAATATGTTGGAAATCTTCCCGTGTAAGTTGATTATTAATTGTTTTATGTTTGGTGACACTTTCTTGAGTGCATCTCCCTTCCATTCCCTGGGCTGGTcattgccatctctctctctctctgtcttattaTCCCCACCCCATGACGTAGATGGTGGTGTTGGTGGGTGCCCTTTGAGGATTCTCAAATTATTAGAATCAGTGAAGCAAGGAGCTCTAGGGGGTTGCAGGGATCGGAGGAGATTCCAAATGTAAGGAGAGTTTCAGGGCCTGGAGAAGTTTGTGGAGactgggagagttgtaggggctggaggacgttacagagatatggagggttttaGGAAGCAGACGAGGTTTCTGTGAAATGGAGGATTGGAAGTGTTCGAGAAGGAGGAAGAGTTGGGATGGTTGTAAGGGCTGGTGTCGTTAACAGAGATATGGTGGGTGGTCgggttggagcaggttacagagataggctggaggatgttacacacATGGGGGCGTTGCAAGGggtgggaaggtcagtattgaggggctggaggattGTAGAGACTGGACGGGTTTGAGAGGTTGGAAAGATTAGGGTGATGGATGGTAAAGCCGTGGAGATATTCCAACGCAGAGATGAATATTCTAAATTGAGATGCTTTTGGATCAGGATGTAATGCTGGTCAGTGAACAATGAAGAAATGGATAAATTGTACCTGCTCTGAGTTAGAATATTGGGTCACAGACAGTTGGATGAGCTGAGGTATATGGATGATGGAAAATGTGAGGGTAGATGGAAAACAttgattccctccaccaccaagcaCATTGGATTCAATGTGCACAATCAACAAGATAATTGTTGTTCTTATTTATCGAATGAAAATGGCAGAGTTAAGCAATAACCTCCTCTTTTTCTGATGTTGAAGTTATTAGTACCTCATTCAGTCTGTAGATGGTACGGGTCTCGGCAATATGCAGCATTGCTCGCGTTTTTACACAAAAGCAGAATGTCAAGGtgtgatggttggattctctcttgtttttaCATGGACATTGCCTGGTACTGAGGCCTCAGCGGTGGAGGTAGGCTGTGCAAGGGCCCCTGACTTGTGCTCAGCCAGTTTCGCAAGATCTACTTTCACCGTGGTTGTTGGAAGCCTGCCATTTGACAGATAGAGTTTGTTACAAGGAACTTGTCAGTGATTTCCCATATTTACCATTCCTTGATCCACAGGATATCTGCTGGTCGATCTTGCTCAGGAATTTTGCTCCATATGAGGCACCACGATAAATGGCGGCAGTCAGTGGATTCAAAAAGTCATTATGGAGTGGTAACTGATGTGCAGCACGGCTGATTTTAACCAGCCAGTGGCTGATCTTCAGTCGGCGAAAGTGTGGGCGAGTGATGTTTGTGAGAACAGGAAGCCAGGGGAGGCCTGTTGAGTGGAGGGTTCATTTATAATACACATTGCTGTATTCACATTTAATGATCATTTGAATTTGTGTGTCGTGACCTTTGCCAGACAGGTGCATAGTACTTTGCAGCTGCGTTGCGGAGTGCTGAGGCAGCAGCGCCCCACGTCGATCCACCAATTCTGCTGAATAGTTTGTTTCTTGTTTTGACCTTTGCTGCATTTTTTTCAGATGCTCACGGAAGAACAAAGTCCAATCCAGAGTCATTTTCAAGTATATTGTTCGGGGAACATGCTTTAATCTCTGACCATCCATGTCTATACACAAATGTTTACTGTACTGGCTTTGTGGACGTGGAATACACTGAATATGGTTTTAGAGGGAATCACATATGGACACCATGTGCTGCAGCAGCCCATCAACTTTGTGTTCTCTTCATTAACGATCTGACGTCTTCTGTATTTTGGAACGGCCATGAATTTTGGCATATGTGTAGAACTGGTTCATCTGGACACGAGCACATGGCCAAGTCGTTTCAAGAACTCTGGTGCAATGTTGTCATATCCCGCTGCTTTGCGATATTTCAGGCCCTTTAATGCTTTCTCCAGTTCTGTATTCTTGAAAAGGTGAGGACTGCATATTCTGCATGTTTTGGTGTTGATTTTTCTCTGCTCATGATAGCTGAAGTGTTTTGTTTTCATTACCAATAGTGACATCGTTACATGGAAAAGATGACTAGCAACATGGTTCGGGGTGACTAAAACAGGTGATTTTCGGGCTATTCCAAGGCGGCAAATCAGGCTCCAGCACTACAAGGAGTGAACGTTAGCCCTGCTGTCATTTCCTCCCATCTGTCGTGATGTGCAGCATTGAGAGACTCCATGAGGTGGTCTATTATATCAGGGTTACCAGATGATTTATATTCCTTGAGGAGTGCTGCGCTCTCTGCTTCAAGGCAAGGTGGATGGATGGGTAACTGCGAGGCATGGCTGTGCAAGCAGCTTTGAGAATGGCAACACTGAAATCCGTATCTAATTCTTCCATAGGTATATTATTGATAGCTATATTTATAATGATGCCATCCAAGGACTCGCTGCATTTTCCCATTCTGCTTTATGGAATTTCCATTACATCTTCCTTGCACTGTTGCTGATTGGAGTGCAACGGTCAATGTAAATGAACAATGGCCGGTGTTGATTATGTGGAAAGTCGCCCTGGGCTAGGCACTGTGATGGTTGCGGGTGATCTTTCAGGGAATTAACAGAGTATTTCCGACTCTATCTGGCTGGATGATGATTATCCCATTGACTGGGGTCACGTCTTAGAGTGAAGTCGTTTCTTTAGGCCTACTCTAGAAGTTGTTCAGCATCTGTGTCTGGTACTAAGATACCCCAATCAGTGTGGGGGTGCTGTTGAAATCTCCCACTTAGAAGGCTGGTTGAGGTAGTTTTGGCAGAAGTTCCTTTTCCCAACTGGCACTTGCAGGCTCGTACACGTTTGCAATATGAACACTGCACacccgaattgtgtcacagaaCCTGGTTGATAACAGGCCGACTGCATTGGCAATGTCAGATTGCACATAGGTGGTGCGACCgtatttagaatttttttttagaacattacagtgcagtacaggcccttcggccctcgatgttgcgccgacctgtgaaaccatctgacctacactattccattttcatccatatgtctatccaatgaccacttaaatgcccttaaagttggcgagtctactactgttgcaggcagggcgttccacgcccctactactctctgagtaaagaaactacctcttacatctgtcctatatctatcacccctcaacttaaagctatgtcccctcgtgtttgccatcaccatccgaggaaaaagactctcactatccatcttatctaaccatctgattatcttatatgtctctattaagttaaTTTAGCATGAGGTGGGTAACGCAGTAGGTCAAAGTCTTTGATGTAACAACGGCTTGCTTCTTCAGTTCCAATATCTTTCTTTTGCAGGCAAATAATTTCAAAGGAATAGTCGGTGGAAGGACCTCCAATGATGTTTCACATGGCGGCTGAAAGAACCTCAACATTAAGTTGAATGTTTTGCAGTGCATGCCCGATTACTATGAAGCCAGAAGGTGACTCATTCTTGTGCCTGGTCGTTCTGGGGTGAATGGGATTCGGTAAGGGGACTCTATCTGTGACCTTAAATTTTCTACTGCAACTTAATCTGCCAGAGGTTAACACAGGGTTGCCTTGGTAATGACGGGGACGCAGCGTGAACGCTGATCTATTGTCCccaatctacaaggtgcactgcagcaactcaccaaggctccttcgaaagcaccttcgaaacccgcgaACTTTAACACCTAGAACAACAAAGGCAACAGAtatatgggagcaccatcacccgcaagttcccctcgaagccacacaccatatcggattggaattatattgccgttccttcactgtcgctggttcatgcaccacatggactgcagtgatgcaATAGTGcgcctcaccaacaccttcttaagGGTAACTGTGGATAACTGCTAGACtaatcagtgatgcccacatccgtgAAAGAATTATAACAAAGCAAAGGcatggattagggtttcagcagcagatgagatgaagtGGAAGTGGAGACGGGCATTCTTCACCCACCTGCtcaaatgaagtggcactgccagaTCGAGACCTATATTACCCTATTCATAAGCCAGACGTACTGACACTGAAAATATATTGTGGGACATAACAGCCCAACTCAGCAGGGCCTTTCAATGACACTTTCAAAACAAATATTTGTTGTCTATTTCCAATGTCTGTTCACTGTATAGATTAATTCGCAGGATGTTGTTGCCACTGGCAAGGCAAGTATTGACTTTCTCTGTTTAATTCGCCCTTGACAAGGTGGGTCTGTGCTCTCTTGTACTAATTGCTACTCGTCTGGCGAAGGAGTTTCCAAAGTGGATGTTATTGATGGAGTACCAGGGCGTTGCTCATTTGTGCTCATGGACGAAGAGCCTGTAAAGACCCCCTGTCAATTTTCACAGGTGAAGACTTGGCCGCTTGAATAAGAGAAAGAAATTATCAGAAAATAAAGTGACATATTTGTTAATATCTATTTGAAACGAACAGAACAATCTATTGGTTGCAGTTGGGTGGCTACTAGCACCTCTGGTGCTGTTGGAGGAGAAAACTAATTTAGTTCACTCTCGCAGATCCTCCGTGTCAACAATGGAGGCCCAGTCGGTCTCATTGCTAACAGCAGTAGTATCTTTATGAGGTGCATATCcgatacaaaaaaaaaagaaaattcagcAGCTTAACTTACAAACGAGACAGGATTAAAACACTGGTCTTTCCCAATGAAAGAAAGAGAATTGATGGCTATAATACCATTAATCCTTTTTAGGGGGAATTATGTAGCCCATGTTTGACTCTTTTCACCCAAATCCCCCTCAAGGTGATATTTGGCCAAAGCAGGACAATGTAGCGCCCCTCTCACTTCTCTCTCCCTgctactctcactgtctctccataaCCTTGCATGTGTCACTTGttctcgctccctcaccctctcAATGTTTCTCTCCCTGGCCCTCTCACTTTTTTGTCTGTCCACGTCACTCTGATTGTACAGTACCTGCcgctctctctttgactctccctgtgcaCCCTTAACAATTTACtctctccatctgccaaattctctCGATGCGTgtcactcacactttctctctctccctgccacttTCATGTTCTCTCTCTCGCTTCACCCCTTATTTCTCTCCCCCCTGTtcctctcacgttctctctctctctctcccttcccctctcgctttctctctctgcacctctcATTTTCTCCCTGACCACACCATTCTCACATGCATCTACCTGCCCCTCTCACTTCAACTTGTTTTATCTTCTTTTTCAAATACAGGAATCACATCAGCTGTCATCACTCCTCTGGAGCTATTCTCTATTCTGATGATTGGTAAAGAACATATAATCGTGCCTTTGCTATCTCATCCCTATCTTTTCCGTCTGTGTGGATGAAAATCATCTGAAGCAGAGCATTTCCCCACTCTTTGATTTCTCTCCAATATCTCCCCAACCTTTGCAGAAAATGGCTTGAGGTTCTTTGTTGAGTTTATTCGCTAATATCTGACTGTTAAAACCTCTCCTCAGAGATGTCTTTCCCTTCTTCAGACTCTGAAGCAACATCCACTGTCTGATTCAGCCCCGACTTTCCCACAACATATCAGACTTCCTTCTTTCTGTGTTCGGAGATGCGCTGCAGAAATCCATGTAcatttctgtacctgtcagtctgcGCCTCTCTGTTCCAAAGGCCAATAAACCCAAGCCGTATTACTGACAGATAAGTGCCTGTGCTGATACCATTTTCTCCTTTAGCCCTGAGCTGGAAAATCTCATCAAATTTGCTTTTGATCCCACTTCCCTCGCCCCATTCATCCTCTCattgtccgtctctgacacttcacTTCCCTGCCTCGACGTCTGCACCACCATTTCAGGGGATTGGAGATCCACCAATATCTATTTCAACCCCACGGACTCCCGCAGTTTCTTTGATTATACTTCTTCCTATCCCACTTTCTGGaatgactctgttccattctcccagttagtTCACCTCCGTCCCATCTGTTCTCACCACGTTACCTTCCACAcctgtgcttctgaaatgtcttcagtaTTCCTCAGTCTGGATTCCACTCCGCTGTGtttaacagggccctcgaccatgtccagcCATTTCCCGCATTACTGTCTTCGCTTCATTCCCTTCCCTGACAGAACCATCATAAGGTTTCCCGTGTCCTGGCTTTGCACCTCACCAGCCCCCACATTCAAcgcaccatcctccaacatttctgccatgtccagctAAGTCCACCACAAACGATATATTCTGCTTCCTTTCCCATCCCCACGCTCATGGAGAAAttgtggtccactcttccattaccagcATCATCCACTCCCTTTCCGagatcaccttcccatgcaagcacaagaGATGTAACAGCTACTATTTCACCTCCTCACTTTCCACtgtccaaaccccaaaacactccttccaggtgactaTGATTTGCTTGCACTTCTTACAATATTGTAACTGTATGTTCTGCTCACGATAGAATCTCCTGGACATTGAGTGAGGAGCAAACTCAGATTGGATGATTGTTTTGTTGAACATATCCATTAATTGTACATGCGTTTCTGGTCACATGTAATTTtaattctgaatttaactcccattCTGTCAGTCCTATGCTCAACCTCCTATATTCTTCCATTGAAACTCAATGATGAACAGTGCCTACCGCTCTATCTTTGAATCTCTCTGCGGACCCAATCACTTCTactccctctatctgtccctctcACTTTATATCTGTGCGTGTCCCTCACACCTACTTTCTCTCCCTGCTCCTCCCACATTATGTGTCTCCATGCGGCTCtcactatccctctccctgtccttcGCACTTTCTCTCTGTCCGTCCcttttactttctctctctctccacgccacTCTAACTTGCACTCTACCTGCTCCTCCCAAATTGACTCACTCTGTAGCCCCTCAATTTAATAAGGCACTCAaacgaatacagcccctcaaacaatgcaGACCCTCACACACACCCAGGCCTTCAAACCAGTGCAGCCCCTAAACATGCGTGCAGCCCCAcaaattaatgcagcccttcaaactaaggcagcccatcaaattaatcctGCCCCACAATAGAACACTGTCCTTCGAACTAATGCAGCCTTTCAATCTGACtcagtccctcaaactgatgcagtccTTCAGATGAACATAACCCTtcgaactaatgcagctcctcaaactaatgccgggCATGAAATAAATACAGCCCACAAACTAGAGCAATcagttggaaaaccgctaatgtgccaCCCCATTCAAGATGAGAGGGGGACAAAAGACATGAAACTATTGGCCAGTCAGCcgaaaggctggctcgggtctgcaaatgaaacccgacctgagcctgacagaaccacatccaagccCGATCCAGCCCGAATCCTTGCCACTTTTTCCCCGTGCCCGACCTAGAATaacttagaaaataggaacaggaatgggtcattcggccattcgagcctgtttcgccattcattatgataatggctgaactcagtaacctgttcccgctttcgccccatatgctTTGATCCCTCTCGCCCCAGGTGCTaaatccaactccttcttgaaaacttacaatgttttggcctcaactgcttcctgtacaCTGCGGATAAAAGTAACAAGATTTAAAATTGATTCGGCTGGATTGAACATGATCAATACAACCATATGAAAACTGTAAATGAAACCTCTTACGAGGTGTGACGAGTCATGTAATGAACGTAGCTTTCACCTttattataaataaaaacaagaaatgctggaaccactcagcaggtctggcagcatcagtgaaaagagaagcagagttaacattttgggtcagtgacgcttctttggaactgacaaatcttagaaaagtcacagattataagcaagtgaggtgggggtggggcaagagataacaaaggagaaggtgtagattggacaaggctacatagctgaccaaaaggtcatgcagcgaaggcaaacaatatgttaatggtgtgatgaaagacaaagcattagtacagattaggtgttaacggactgaatattgaacagcagcaagtgcaaacctgaaaaataacagtgggtaagcaaactgaacaaactacgatgaaatgaaataaatgcaaaaagaaattgtaaaaaatgtaaaaaagaaaaaataactaaaaatgaaagtgaaatgggggctgtcatgctctgaaattattgaactcaatgttcagtccggcaggctgtagtgtcctaatcggtagatgagatgctgttcctcgagcttgagttgatgttcactggaacactgcagcaatcccaggacagagatgtgagcatgagagcaggggggagtgttgaaatggcaagcaaccggaagctcatggtcctgcttacagactgagcggagatgttccgcaaagccgtcaaccagtctgcgcttggtctccccaatgcagaggagaccacattgtgagcagcgaagacagtatactacattgaaagaaggacaagtaaatcgttgcttcacctgaaaggagtgtttgcggcctggga
This genomic window contains:
- the LOC137361526 gene encoding probable G-protein coupled receptor 139, which gives rise to MEGPVPVNLLAIVILSQGNCGLSTCTTRYLVAMATTDLLFIITGVLLWRVAFYYFLGSFLVTTPVCIVIVVMFCAATEVSVWFTVTFTFVRFIAICCQKLKTKYCTEKIAVVVLTTTSILLCLKNVPFYFAYEPLWIIDNMPWFCALKSNYYTDPGWVGLDWFDTVLTPLLPFALIFLLNALTVRHILVASRVRKGLRGRSKGENCSDPEMESRRKSIILLFSISGSFMLLWLVYVIHFFYYIITGSEPRDYSDSEYMFQRLSYMLRAFSCCTNTFIYAVTQSKFREQIRNMVKYPVTSIIQLMNKLSN